The following are encoded together in the Onychostoma macrolepis isolate SWU-2019 chromosome 03, ASM1243209v1, whole genome shotgun sequence genome:
- the atf7ip2 gene encoding activating transcription factor 7-interacting protein 2 isoform X3 — protein MCLCIKSPGSSSMPRFEPAVCVMATIESWLPFNLKRSTHVFIEGMKRSRNEDSATLHFAGQKANKLPRSEIEKLISEKVVTAVEQSDSKMKNLMERIGEVNGEPRYDAKIKKLEAHVRKIKRRGDAVFAYIRKFRSLGISQNQSPPSVSPPPVQPQRCISPAEPITNIFRRSVNGGCFSDNASVSSADNDCEMTTLKRPKKGFWQSLRPKNQVVDLTEDRAARLNEESLVTQPSDQKSEPSRQEPSKPSSTPPIAIKEEKESVMEEDRVSSSVQLEEEDWHSKLHPFPDTPFPKELPVVAASYNLPQKPVVKLARIGSAQELGIAWNVDRKDPHVAEMDCYYIYVSHEHKNSTFSGWKCLGEIKAMPLPMACKVSDCKGDKRLCFIVVGKDIFGRYGPYSDIRTVASGQI, from the exons ATGTGTTTATGTATAAAAAGCCCAGGATCGTCTTCGATGCCACGCTTTGAGCCAGCTGTCTGTGTTATGGCTACGATTGAATCTTGGTTGCCGTTTAATCTGAAACGAAGTACACATGTTTTCATTGAGG GCATGAAAAGGTCCAGAAATGAGGACTCCGCAACATTACACTTTGCTGGGCAGAAGGCGAATAAGCTCCCTCGATCTGAg ATTGAAAAGCTAATTTCCGAGAAGGTTGTGACCGCAGTCGAGCAGTCTGATTCCAAAATGAAGAATCTGATGGAGAGAATCGGCGAGGTGAATGGTGAACCCAGATACGATGCCAAAATCAAGAAACTGGAA GCTCATGTAAGGAAAATAAAACGAAGGGGAGATGCAGTATTTGCATATATCAGAAAGTTCAGGTCCTTAGGGATTTCTCAGAATCAG TCTCCTCCTTCTGTAAGTCCTCCTCCTGTGCAGCCCCAGCGATGCATCTCTCCAGCTGAACCAATAACCAATATATTCAG aaGATCAGTCAATGGAGGGTGTTTCAGTGACAATGCTTCAGTGTCATCAGCAG ACAATGATTGTGAGATGACCACACTGAAAAGACCAAAGAAAGGGTTCTGGCAGAGTTTG CGGCCTAAGAATCAGGTTGTTGACCTTACAGAAGACAGAG CGGCCAGACTGAATGAAGAAAGCCTGGTTACCCAACCATCAGATCAG AAATCAGAACCTTCAAGACAGGAACCATCAAAACCCTCAAGCACACCACCTATAGCTATTAAAG aagaaaaagaaagtgtTATGGAGGAGGACCGTGTCAGTTCTTCAGTTCAGTTGGAAGAG GAGGACTGGCACTCAAAACTCCATCCGTTCCCAGACACCCCGTTTCCTAAAGAGCTTCCGGTTGTAGCTGCCTCTTATAACTTGCCCCAGAAGCCAGTGGTGAAACTAGCTCGGATTGGAAGCGCACAAGAACTAGGCATCGCGTGGAACGTGGATCGGAAAGATCCCCATGTAGCAGAGATGGATTGCTACTACATTTACGTTTCCCATgaacacaaaaacagcactTTTTCAGGATGGAAGTGCCTTGGAGAGATCAAAGCTATGCCTCTTCCTATGGCCTGCAAGGTGTCAGACTGCAAAGGAGATAAACGACTGTGCTTTATCGTTGTGGGGAAGGATATATTTGGCCGTTATGGGCCATACAGTGACATACGCACTGTTGCATCAGGACAAATATGA
- the atf7ip2 gene encoding activating transcription factor 7-interacting protein 2 isoform X2 → MCLCIKSPGSSSMPRFEPAVCVMATIESWLPFNLKRSTHVFIEGMKRSRNEDSATLHFAGQKANKLPRSEIEKLISEKVVTAVEQSDSKMKNLMERIGEVNGEPRYDAKIKKLEAHVRKIKRRGDAVFAYIRKFRSLGISQNQSPPSVSPPPVQPQRCISPAEPITNIFRSVNGGCFSDNASVSSADNDCEMTTLKRPKKGFWQSLVKRPKNQVVDLTEDRAARLNEESLVTQPSDQKSEPSRQEPSKPSSTPPIAIKEEKESVMEEDRVSSSVQLEEEDWHSKLHPFPDTPFPKELPVVAASYNLPQKPVVKLARIGSAQELGIAWNVDRKDPHVAEMDCYYIYVSHEHKNSTFSGWKCLGEIKAMPLPMACKVSDCKGDKRLCFIVVGKDIFGRYGPYSDIRTVASGQI, encoded by the exons ATGTGTTTATGTATAAAAAGCCCAGGATCGTCTTCGATGCCACGCTTTGAGCCAGCTGTCTGTGTTATGGCTACGATTGAATCTTGGTTGCCGTTTAATCTGAAACGAAGTACACATGTTTTCATTGAGG GCATGAAAAGGTCCAGAAATGAGGACTCCGCAACATTACACTTTGCTGGGCAGAAGGCGAATAAGCTCCCTCGATCTGAg ATTGAAAAGCTAATTTCCGAGAAGGTTGTGACCGCAGTCGAGCAGTCTGATTCCAAAATGAAGAATCTGATGGAGAGAATCGGCGAGGTGAATGGTGAACCCAGATACGATGCCAAAATCAAGAAACTGGAA GCTCATGTAAGGAAAATAAAACGAAGGGGAGATGCAGTATTTGCATATATCAGAAAGTTCAGGTCCTTAGGGATTTCTCAGAATCAG TCTCCTCCTTCTGTAAGTCCTCCTCCTGTGCAGCCCCAGCGATGCATCTCTCCAGCTGAACCAATAACCAATATATTCAG ATCAGTCAATGGAGGGTGTTTCAGTGACAATGCTTCAGTGTCATCAGCAG ACAATGATTGTGAGATGACCACACTGAAAAGACCAAAGAAAGGGTTCTGGCAGAGTTTGGTAAAG CGGCCTAAGAATCAGGTTGTTGACCTTACAGAAGACAGAG CGGCCAGACTGAATGAAGAAAGCCTGGTTACCCAACCATCAGATCAG AAATCAGAACCTTCAAGACAGGAACCATCAAAACCCTCAAGCACACCACCTATAGCTATTAAAG aagaaaaagaaagtgtTATGGAGGAGGACCGTGTCAGTTCTTCAGTTCAGTTGGAAGAG GAGGACTGGCACTCAAAACTCCATCCGTTCCCAGACACCCCGTTTCCTAAAGAGCTTCCGGTTGTAGCTGCCTCTTATAACTTGCCCCAGAAGCCAGTGGTGAAACTAGCTCGGATTGGAAGCGCACAAGAACTAGGCATCGCGTGGAACGTGGATCGGAAAGATCCCCATGTAGCAGAGATGGATTGCTACTACATTTACGTTTCCCATgaacacaaaaacagcactTTTTCAGGATGGAAGTGCCTTGGAGAGATCAAAGCTATGCCTCTTCCTATGGCCTGCAAGGTGTCAGACTGCAAAGGAGATAAACGACTGTGCTTTATCGTTGTGGGGAAGGATATATTTGGCCGTTATGGGCCATACAGTGACATACGCACTGTTGCATCAGGACAAATATGA
- the atf7ip2 gene encoding activating transcription factor 7-interacting protein 2 isoform X1, which yields MCLCIKSPGSSSMPRFEPAVCVMATIESWLPFNLKRSTHVFIEGMKRSRNEDSATLHFAGQKANKLPRSEIEKLISEKVVTAVEQSDSKMKNLMERIGEVNGEPRYDAKIKKLEAHVRKIKRRGDAVFAYIRKFRSLGISQNQSPPSVSPPPVQPQRCISPAEPITNIFRRSVNGGCFSDNASVSSADNDCEMTTLKRPKKGFWQSLVKRPKNQVVDLTEDRAARLNEESLVTQPSDQKSEPSRQEPSKPSSTPPIAIKEEKESVMEEDRVSSSVQLEEEDWHSKLHPFPDTPFPKELPVVAASYNLPQKPVVKLARIGSAQELGIAWNVDRKDPHVAEMDCYYIYVSHEHKNSTFSGWKCLGEIKAMPLPMACKVSDCKGDKRLCFIVVGKDIFGRYGPYSDIRTVASGQI from the exons ATGTGTTTATGTATAAAAAGCCCAGGATCGTCTTCGATGCCACGCTTTGAGCCAGCTGTCTGTGTTATGGCTACGATTGAATCTTGGTTGCCGTTTAATCTGAAACGAAGTACACATGTTTTCATTGAGG GCATGAAAAGGTCCAGAAATGAGGACTCCGCAACATTACACTTTGCTGGGCAGAAGGCGAATAAGCTCCCTCGATCTGAg ATTGAAAAGCTAATTTCCGAGAAGGTTGTGACCGCAGTCGAGCAGTCTGATTCCAAAATGAAGAATCTGATGGAGAGAATCGGCGAGGTGAATGGTGAACCCAGATACGATGCCAAAATCAAGAAACTGGAA GCTCATGTAAGGAAAATAAAACGAAGGGGAGATGCAGTATTTGCATATATCAGAAAGTTCAGGTCCTTAGGGATTTCTCAGAATCAG TCTCCTCCTTCTGTAAGTCCTCCTCCTGTGCAGCCCCAGCGATGCATCTCTCCAGCTGAACCAATAACCAATATATTCAG aaGATCAGTCAATGGAGGGTGTTTCAGTGACAATGCTTCAGTGTCATCAGCAG ACAATGATTGTGAGATGACCACACTGAAAAGACCAAAGAAAGGGTTCTGGCAGAGTTTGGTAAAG CGGCCTAAGAATCAGGTTGTTGACCTTACAGAAGACAGAG CGGCCAGACTGAATGAAGAAAGCCTGGTTACCCAACCATCAGATCAG AAATCAGAACCTTCAAGACAGGAACCATCAAAACCCTCAAGCACACCACCTATAGCTATTAAAG aagaaaaagaaagtgtTATGGAGGAGGACCGTGTCAGTTCTTCAGTTCAGTTGGAAGAG GAGGACTGGCACTCAAAACTCCATCCGTTCCCAGACACCCCGTTTCCTAAAGAGCTTCCGGTTGTAGCTGCCTCTTATAACTTGCCCCAGAAGCCAGTGGTGAAACTAGCTCGGATTGGAAGCGCACAAGAACTAGGCATCGCGTGGAACGTGGATCGGAAAGATCCCCATGTAGCAGAGATGGATTGCTACTACATTTACGTTTCCCATgaacacaaaaacagcactTTTTCAGGATGGAAGTGCCTTGGAGAGATCAAAGCTATGCCTCTTCCTATGGCCTGCAAGGTGTCAGACTGCAAAGGAGATAAACGACTGTGCTTTATCGTTGTGGGGAAGGATATATTTGGCCGTTATGGGCCATACAGTGACATACGCACTGTTGCATCAGGACAAATATGA
- the atf7ip2 gene encoding activating transcription factor 7-interacting protein 2 isoform X5 yields the protein MCLCIKSPGSSSMPRFEPAVCVMATIESWLPFNLKRSMKRSRNEDSATLHFAGQKANKLPRSEIEKLISEKVVTAVEQSDSKMKNLMERIGEVNGEPRYDAKIKKLEAHVRKIKRRGDAVFAYIRKFRSLGISQNQSPPSVSPPPVQPQRCISPAEPITNIFRRSVNGGCFSDNASVSSADNDCEMTTLKRPKKGFWQSLVKRPKNQVVDLTEDRAARLNEESLVTQPSDQKSEPSRQEPSKPSSTPPIAIKEEKESVMEEDRVSSSVQLEEEDWHSKLHPFPDTPFPKELPVVAASYNLPQKPVVKLARIGSAQELGIAWNVDRKDPHVAEMDCYYIYVSHEHKNSTFSGWKCLGEIKAMPLPMACKVSDCKGDKRLCFIVVGKDIFGRYGPYSDIRTVASGQI from the exons ATGTGTTTATGTATAAAAAGCCCAGGATCGTCTTCGATGCCACGCTTTGAGCCAGCTGTCTGTGTTATGGCTACGATTGAATCTTGGTTGCCGTTTAATCTGAAACGAA GCATGAAAAGGTCCAGAAATGAGGACTCCGCAACATTACACTTTGCTGGGCAGAAGGCGAATAAGCTCCCTCGATCTGAg ATTGAAAAGCTAATTTCCGAGAAGGTTGTGACCGCAGTCGAGCAGTCTGATTCCAAAATGAAGAATCTGATGGAGAGAATCGGCGAGGTGAATGGTGAACCCAGATACGATGCCAAAATCAAGAAACTGGAA GCTCATGTAAGGAAAATAAAACGAAGGGGAGATGCAGTATTTGCATATATCAGAAAGTTCAGGTCCTTAGGGATTTCTCAGAATCAG TCTCCTCCTTCTGTAAGTCCTCCTCCTGTGCAGCCCCAGCGATGCATCTCTCCAGCTGAACCAATAACCAATATATTCAG aaGATCAGTCAATGGAGGGTGTTTCAGTGACAATGCTTCAGTGTCATCAGCAG ACAATGATTGTGAGATGACCACACTGAAAAGACCAAAGAAAGGGTTCTGGCAGAGTTTGGTAAAG CGGCCTAAGAATCAGGTTGTTGACCTTACAGAAGACAGAG CGGCCAGACTGAATGAAGAAAGCCTGGTTACCCAACCATCAGATCAG AAATCAGAACCTTCAAGACAGGAACCATCAAAACCCTCAAGCACACCACCTATAGCTATTAAAG aagaaaaagaaagtgtTATGGAGGAGGACCGTGTCAGTTCTTCAGTTCAGTTGGAAGAG GAGGACTGGCACTCAAAACTCCATCCGTTCCCAGACACCCCGTTTCCTAAAGAGCTTCCGGTTGTAGCTGCCTCTTATAACTTGCCCCAGAAGCCAGTGGTGAAACTAGCTCGGATTGGAAGCGCACAAGAACTAGGCATCGCGTGGAACGTGGATCGGAAAGATCCCCATGTAGCAGAGATGGATTGCTACTACATTTACGTTTCCCATgaacacaaaaacagcactTTTTCAGGATGGAAGTGCCTTGGAGAGATCAAAGCTATGCCTCTTCCTATGGCCTGCAAGGTGTCAGACTGCAAAGGAGATAAACGACTGTGCTTTATCGTTGTGGGGAAGGATATATTTGGCCGTTATGGGCCATACAGTGACATACGCACTGTTGCATCAGGACAAATATGA
- the atf7ip2 gene encoding activating transcription factor 7-interacting protein 2 isoform X4: MCLCIKSPGSSSMPRFEPAVCVMATIESWLPFNLKRSTHVFIEGMKRSRNEDSATLHFAGQKANKLPRSEIEKLISEKVVTAVEQSDSKMKNLMERIGEVNGEPRYDAKIKKLEAHVRKIKRRGDAVFAYIRKFRSLGISQNQSPPSVSPPPVQPQRCISPAEPITNIFRSVNGGCFSDNASVSSADNDCEMTTLKRPKKGFWQSLRPKNQVVDLTEDRAARLNEESLVTQPSDQKSEPSRQEPSKPSSTPPIAIKEEKESVMEEDRVSSSVQLEEEDWHSKLHPFPDTPFPKELPVVAASYNLPQKPVVKLARIGSAQELGIAWNVDRKDPHVAEMDCYYIYVSHEHKNSTFSGWKCLGEIKAMPLPMACKVSDCKGDKRLCFIVVGKDIFGRYGPYSDIRTVASGQI; the protein is encoded by the exons ATGTGTTTATGTATAAAAAGCCCAGGATCGTCTTCGATGCCACGCTTTGAGCCAGCTGTCTGTGTTATGGCTACGATTGAATCTTGGTTGCCGTTTAATCTGAAACGAAGTACACATGTTTTCATTGAGG GCATGAAAAGGTCCAGAAATGAGGACTCCGCAACATTACACTTTGCTGGGCAGAAGGCGAATAAGCTCCCTCGATCTGAg ATTGAAAAGCTAATTTCCGAGAAGGTTGTGACCGCAGTCGAGCAGTCTGATTCCAAAATGAAGAATCTGATGGAGAGAATCGGCGAGGTGAATGGTGAACCCAGATACGATGCCAAAATCAAGAAACTGGAA GCTCATGTAAGGAAAATAAAACGAAGGGGAGATGCAGTATTTGCATATATCAGAAAGTTCAGGTCCTTAGGGATTTCTCAGAATCAG TCTCCTCCTTCTGTAAGTCCTCCTCCTGTGCAGCCCCAGCGATGCATCTCTCCAGCTGAACCAATAACCAATATATTCAG ATCAGTCAATGGAGGGTGTTTCAGTGACAATGCTTCAGTGTCATCAGCAG ACAATGATTGTGAGATGACCACACTGAAAAGACCAAAGAAAGGGTTCTGGCAGAGTTTG CGGCCTAAGAATCAGGTTGTTGACCTTACAGAAGACAGAG CGGCCAGACTGAATGAAGAAAGCCTGGTTACCCAACCATCAGATCAG AAATCAGAACCTTCAAGACAGGAACCATCAAAACCCTCAAGCACACCACCTATAGCTATTAAAG aagaaaaagaaagtgtTATGGAGGAGGACCGTGTCAGTTCTTCAGTTCAGTTGGAAGAG GAGGACTGGCACTCAAAACTCCATCCGTTCCCAGACACCCCGTTTCCTAAAGAGCTTCCGGTTGTAGCTGCCTCTTATAACTTGCCCCAGAAGCCAGTGGTGAAACTAGCTCGGATTGGAAGCGCACAAGAACTAGGCATCGCGTGGAACGTGGATCGGAAAGATCCCCATGTAGCAGAGATGGATTGCTACTACATTTACGTTTCCCATgaacacaaaaacagcactTTTTCAGGATGGAAGTGCCTTGGAGAGATCAAAGCTATGCCTCTTCCTATGGCCTGCAAGGTGTCAGACTGCAAAGGAGATAAACGACTGTGCTTTATCGTTGTGGGGAAGGATATATTTGGCCGTTATGGGCCATACAGTGACATACGCACTGTTGCATCAGGACAAATATGA
- the atf7ip2 gene encoding activating transcription factor 7-interacting protein 2 isoform X6 produces MFSLRVLKCMKRSRNEDSATLHFAGQKANKLPRSEIEKLISEKVVTAVEQSDSKMKNLMERIGEVNGEPRYDAKIKKLEAHVRKIKRRGDAVFAYIRKFRSLGISQNQSPPSVSPPPVQPQRCISPAEPITNIFRRSVNGGCFSDNASVSSADNDCEMTTLKRPKKGFWQSLVKRPKNQVVDLTEDRAARLNEESLVTQPSDQKSEPSRQEPSKPSSTPPIAIKEEKESVMEEDRVSSSVQLEEEDWHSKLHPFPDTPFPKELPVVAASYNLPQKPVVKLARIGSAQELGIAWNVDRKDPHVAEMDCYYIYVSHEHKNSTFSGWKCLGEIKAMPLPMACKVSDCKGDKRLCFIVVGKDIFGRYGPYSDIRTVASGQI; encoded by the exons ATGTTTTCATTGAGGGTGCTAAAAT GCATGAAAAGGTCCAGAAATGAGGACTCCGCAACATTACACTTTGCTGGGCAGAAGGCGAATAAGCTCCCTCGATCTGAg ATTGAAAAGCTAATTTCCGAGAAGGTTGTGACCGCAGTCGAGCAGTCTGATTCCAAAATGAAGAATCTGATGGAGAGAATCGGCGAGGTGAATGGTGAACCCAGATACGATGCCAAAATCAAGAAACTGGAA GCTCATGTAAGGAAAATAAAACGAAGGGGAGATGCAGTATTTGCATATATCAGAAAGTTCAGGTCCTTAGGGATTTCTCAGAATCAG TCTCCTCCTTCTGTAAGTCCTCCTCCTGTGCAGCCCCAGCGATGCATCTCTCCAGCTGAACCAATAACCAATATATTCAG aaGATCAGTCAATGGAGGGTGTTTCAGTGACAATGCTTCAGTGTCATCAGCAG ACAATGATTGTGAGATGACCACACTGAAAAGACCAAAGAAAGGGTTCTGGCAGAGTTTGGTAAAG CGGCCTAAGAATCAGGTTGTTGACCTTACAGAAGACAGAG CGGCCAGACTGAATGAAGAAAGCCTGGTTACCCAACCATCAGATCAG AAATCAGAACCTTCAAGACAGGAACCATCAAAACCCTCAAGCACACCACCTATAGCTATTAAAG aagaaaaagaaagtgtTATGGAGGAGGACCGTGTCAGTTCTTCAGTTCAGTTGGAAGAG GAGGACTGGCACTCAAAACTCCATCCGTTCCCAGACACCCCGTTTCCTAAAGAGCTTCCGGTTGTAGCTGCCTCTTATAACTTGCCCCAGAAGCCAGTGGTGAAACTAGCTCGGATTGGAAGCGCACAAGAACTAGGCATCGCGTGGAACGTGGATCGGAAAGATCCCCATGTAGCAGAGATGGATTGCTACTACATTTACGTTTCCCATgaacacaaaaacagcactTTTTCAGGATGGAAGTGCCTTGGAGAGATCAAAGCTATGCCTCTTCCTATGGCCTGCAAGGTGTCAGACTGCAAAGGAGATAAACGACTGTGCTTTATCGTTGTGGGGAAGGATATATTTGGCCGTTATGGGCCATACAGTGACATACGCACTGTTGCATCAGGACAAATATGA
- the atf7ip2 gene encoding activating transcription factor 7-interacting protein 2 isoform X7 codes for MKRSRNEDSATLHFAGQKANKLPRSEIEKLISEKVVTAVEQSDSKMKNLMERIGEVNGEPRYDAKIKKLEAHVRKIKRRGDAVFAYIRKFRSLGISQNQSPPSVSPPPVQPQRCISPAEPITNIFRRSVNGGCFSDNASVSSADNDCEMTTLKRPKKGFWQSLVKRPKNQVVDLTEDRAARLNEESLVTQPSDQKSEPSRQEPSKPSSTPPIAIKEEKESVMEEDRVSSSVQLEEEDWHSKLHPFPDTPFPKELPVVAASYNLPQKPVVKLARIGSAQELGIAWNVDRKDPHVAEMDCYYIYVSHEHKNSTFSGWKCLGEIKAMPLPMACKVSDCKGDKRLCFIVVGKDIFGRYGPYSDIRTVASGQI; via the exons ATGAAAAGGTCCAGAAATGAGGACTCCGCAACATTACACTTTGCTGGGCAGAAGGCGAATAAGCTCCCTCGATCTGAg ATTGAAAAGCTAATTTCCGAGAAGGTTGTGACCGCAGTCGAGCAGTCTGATTCCAAAATGAAGAATCTGATGGAGAGAATCGGCGAGGTGAATGGTGAACCCAGATACGATGCCAAAATCAAGAAACTGGAA GCTCATGTAAGGAAAATAAAACGAAGGGGAGATGCAGTATTTGCATATATCAGAAAGTTCAGGTCCTTAGGGATTTCTCAGAATCAG TCTCCTCCTTCTGTAAGTCCTCCTCCTGTGCAGCCCCAGCGATGCATCTCTCCAGCTGAACCAATAACCAATATATTCAG aaGATCAGTCAATGGAGGGTGTTTCAGTGACAATGCTTCAGTGTCATCAGCAG ACAATGATTGTGAGATGACCACACTGAAAAGACCAAAGAAAGGGTTCTGGCAGAGTTTGGTAAAG CGGCCTAAGAATCAGGTTGTTGACCTTACAGAAGACAGAG CGGCCAGACTGAATGAAGAAAGCCTGGTTACCCAACCATCAGATCAG AAATCAGAACCTTCAAGACAGGAACCATCAAAACCCTCAAGCACACCACCTATAGCTATTAAAG aagaaaaagaaagtgtTATGGAGGAGGACCGTGTCAGTTCTTCAGTTCAGTTGGAAGAG GAGGACTGGCACTCAAAACTCCATCCGTTCCCAGACACCCCGTTTCCTAAAGAGCTTCCGGTTGTAGCTGCCTCTTATAACTTGCCCCAGAAGCCAGTGGTGAAACTAGCTCGGATTGGAAGCGCACAAGAACTAGGCATCGCGTGGAACGTGGATCGGAAAGATCCCCATGTAGCAGAGATGGATTGCTACTACATTTACGTTTCCCATgaacacaaaaacagcactTTTTCAGGATGGAAGTGCCTTGGAGAGATCAAAGCTATGCCTCTTCCTATGGCCTGCAAGGTGTCAGACTGCAAAGGAGATAAACGACTGTGCTTTATCGTTGTGGGGAAGGATATATTTGGCCGTTATGGGCCATACAGTGACATACGCACTGTTGCATCAGGACAAATATGA